Proteins encoded in a region of the Mucilaginibacter sabulilitoris genome:
- a CDS encoding porin family protein — protein MKLKYIYTLLTLIIALYFVPAHAQTKKPVKKATTKAATKKVKKPAAKTPAPKKTTAPAKKTATAASKNLGDAAAKATADTTKKGGGKDNNPDSGGSLSEEIVVTTAYKPVLADAVKIRRNPDLEDKVPFKAPLVYAPLDKRQEQNSEIRQLEAMKRPPEQDSILENNYVKAGIGNLKTFFGEAYFANGRDEALQVGGYLKHFSQSGSLEKQSQSRDDVGVFGKSILGDNNISGRITYNRLGTNFYGYDQSQAPDASFIPGKQHFNTIGAEAELAKNYKDVENDFTYALKVKGYAFSNAYQARENNFVISGFLNQTVKQFYAGLSASLDINSQKDSLYSISNNIVRLNPYIKFQGTNYKIDAGVNIVKEFGEFGKFYIFPAAKLEVQVVPKYVRLFVEAKGDVNRSSLRDFANINPFIGQNIDIKNSVDQLDISAGLKGTLAPGLSFKAAVFRNSIKNMPLFVSNFDTEVNKFKVIYDDGKARVTGFNGELDFKASDDFNIFGRVEVKDYKMATEAQPWNLPKFLLTAGTTIHIDDKISVTGSLMFRGATNDRVFAIAPGGGNSVMVQKPIASFADVSGGVEYKATKKISVFVQANNILNTGYSNWLYYPNYGFNIFGGVGYSF, from the coding sequence GCCTGCGGCCAAAACGCCGGCTCCTAAAAAAACAACTGCCCCTGCAAAAAAAACCGCTACGGCAGCATCAAAGAACTTAGGCGACGCGGCGGCTAAAGCTACTGCCGATACCACCAAAAAAGGCGGAGGCAAAGACAATAACCCCGATAGCGGCGGCAGTCTTTCTGAAGAGATTGTAGTTACTACGGCTTATAAACCGGTATTGGCCGATGCGGTAAAAATACGCCGAAACCCTGATCTGGAAGATAAAGTACCTTTTAAGGCACCACTGGTATACGCTCCTTTGGATAAAAGACAGGAGCAAAATTCTGAGATCAGGCAACTGGAAGCGATGAAAAGACCACCTGAACAGGATTCTATACTTGAAAACAACTATGTTAAAGCAGGTATAGGAAATTTAAAAACGTTTTTTGGCGAAGCGTACTTTGCCAACGGACGCGATGAGGCCCTGCAGGTTGGCGGCTATCTGAAACACTTTTCACAATCTGGGTCATTAGAAAAACAAAGCCAAAGCCGCGATGATGTAGGTGTATTTGGCAAAAGCATACTCGGCGATAATAACATCAGTGGTCGTATCACCTATAACCGTTTGGGTACCAATTTTTATGGCTATGATCAATCTCAAGCGCCTGATGCCAGCTTTATCCCCGGCAAACAACATTTCAATACCATTGGTGCCGAAGCCGAACTGGCAAAAAACTATAAGGATGTAGAGAATGATTTTACCTACGCCTTAAAAGTAAAAGGATACGCCTTTAGCAACGCGTACCAGGCCAGGGAAAACAACTTTGTAATTTCAGGCTTTTTGAACCAAACCGTTAAGCAGTTTTATGCGGGCTTAAGTGCATCCCTTGATATCAATAGCCAGAAAGACAGTCTTTACAGTATAAGCAATAATATTGTAAGGCTTAACCCGTACATTAAGTTCCAGGGTACTAATTATAAAATCGACGCGGGTGTAAACATTGTAAAAGAGTTTGGTGAGTTTGGCAAGTTTTACATCTTCCCGGCTGCCAAGTTAGAGGTGCAGGTAGTACCAAAATACGTACGCTTGTTTGTAGAGGCCAAAGGCGATGTTAACCGTTCCTCTCTTCGCGATTTTGCTAATATCAATCCGTTCATAGGTCAAAATATCGATATCAAGAACTCGGTTGACCAGCTGGATATCAGCGCCGGTTTAAAAGGAACGCTTGCACCGGGGTTAAGCTTTAAGGCAGCCGTATTCCGTAACAGCATCAAGAACATGCCGCTGTTTGTAAGCAACTTTGATACCGAGGTAAACAAGTTTAAAGTGATATATGACGATGGTAAAGCGCGTGTAACAGGCTTTAACGGCGAACTTGATTTTAAAGCCAGTGATGACTTTAATATTTTTGGCCGCGTAGAGGTTAAGGACTACAAAATGGCTACCGAAGCGCAGCCATGGAACCTGCCAAAATTCCTGTTAACGGCCGGAACAACTATCCACATTGACGATAAAATAAGCGTTACCGGTTCATTAATGTTCCGCGGAGCAACAAATGACAGGGTATTTGCTATTGCACCAGGTGGAGGCAATTCTGTAATGGTTCAAAAACCTATCGCATCGTTTGCTGATGTAAGCGGTGGCGTAGAATATAAAGCAACCAAAAAAATATCGGTATTTGTACAGGCAAACAATATTCTGAACACAGGTTATTCAAACTGGTTATACTATCCTAACTACGGATTTAATATCTTTGGCGGCGTTGGGTATTCTTTTTAA